The Spirochaetota bacterium genome has a segment encoding these proteins:
- a CDS encoding phosphoribosylanthranilate isomerase → MFVKVCGITSLEQIDWAVDLGYSAVGIVLHPGSVRHCNADYARKLALYGRGRVSTIAVGVTFEEVADCYHDFDLVQVYENCPADRLISAGDTEERSREGALFLYDASRGSGEEKELPPWLHDVSYRLIISGGLRAGTVAGVIREYRPFGVDVSSGVESRRGIKDYNLMKQFITEVHNALR, encoded by the coding sequence ATGTTCGTAAAAGTATGCGGCATCACGTCATTGGAGCAGATCGATTGGGCCGTCGACCTGGGATACTCGGCCGTGGGGATCGTGCTCCACCCCGGGAGCGTCAGGCATTGTAACGCCGATTATGCCCGAAAGCTGGCGCTGTACGGCCGGGGCAGAGTATCGACCATAGCGGTGGGAGTAACCTTCGAGGAGGTGGCCGATTGCTACCATGATTTCGATCTCGTCCAGGTCTATGAGAACTGCCCGGCAGACCGTCTCATATCCGCCGGCGACACCGAGGAGCGGTCCCGCGAGGGCGCCCTCTTCCTGTATGACGCGAGCAGGGGCAGCGGCGAGGAGAAGGAGCTTCCCCCGTGGCTCCATGATGTGAGCTATCGGCTCATCATTTCCGGCGGCCTCCGGGCAGGAACCGTCGCCGGGGTCATACGGGAATATCGCCCCTTCGGCGTGGACGTGTCCAGCGGGGTCGAGTCCCGGCGGGGGATCAAGGATTACAATCTGATGAAACAATTCATTACCGAGGTACACAATGCTCTCAGATAA
- a CDS encoding indole-3-glycerol-phosphate synthase, which translates to MYLNEIIEHKRNEIKGLIPSAQSRTRAVLDPLDHLREKPFICEIKKASPSRGAINQAVDIVGQARLYERGGAGAVSVLTDARYFQGSYGFLTEIAGAVKTPLLCKDFIISEIQIDNAFAHGADFILLIASILNVRELYFLTRRAHHYSMKVLYEIHEAEEFRKIKALDPEMVGVNSRDLKTFAINKEKAMGTIGSLNGDFMKIAESGIETADDIIRFRKAGADAYLIGTALMTAGDPAAKLKEFHNALVRPCS; encoded by the coding sequence ATGTATCTGAATGAAATAATCGAGCACAAACGGAATGAAATAAAGGGCCTGATCCCTTCGGCGCAGAGCCGTACCAGGGCGGTCCTCGATCCCCTGGACCATCTCAGGGAGAAGCCCTTTATCTGCGAGATAAAGAAGGCCTCTCCGTCCCGGGGCGCCATCAACCAGGCGGTGGACATCGTCGGCCAGGCCCGGCTCTACGAGCGGGGCGGCGCCGGGGCGGTGAGCGTCCTCACGGACGCCCGCTATTTCCAGGGAAGTTACGGATTTCTGACGGAGATTGCCGGGGCGGTGAAGACACCCCTCCTGTGCAAGGACTTCATCATAAGCGAGATCCAGATCGACAATGCCTTTGCCCACGGGGCGGATTTCATACTTCTCATCGCGTCTATCCTGAACGTCAGGGAACTCTATTTTCTGACCCGGCGCGCGCATCACTATTCGATGAAGGTACTCTATGAGATCCACGAGGCCGAGGAATTCAGAAAAATCAAGGCCCTGGACCCGGAGATGGTGGGCGTCAATTCACGGGACCTGAAGACCTTCGCCATAAACAAGGAAAAGGCCATGGGAACGATCGGCTCTCTCAACGGCGATTTCATGAAAATAGCCGAAAGCGGCATTGAAACCGCCGACGACATCATACGCTTCAGGAAAGCCGGGGCCGACGCCTACCTGATCGGCACCGCCCTCATGACCGCCGGCGACCCGGCGGCAAAGCTGAAGGAATTCCACAATGCCCTGGTGCGGCCATGTTCGTAA
- the trpD gene encoding anthranilate phosphoribosyltransferase, producing MDAMVKKINSGERLSFDDARTFFEAMIQGRLSDSQVASSLIAMKFRRETVDEVAALAATLDRHKRRFEAPGNDTIDTCGTGGDGKSTVNVSTAVSILLASLGCSVVKHGNTAQSGVVGSADILSELGMDLAYGGTSPEEYFNRHRYVFMVAPQYHPALKGIGAIRRELKVPTIFNFVGPLINPADPAYQVIGISRRDRLEFIAQVIHKVGKSNITVYASKDGYDEVSSREPTECIHIGDGNDRRFSIDPSDFFEPFPMPVVRDRVEAKRLFLGGLSGTNEEVSNIFSLNTALALRTMNRCGMRDGFLLVKNHIAEGKAMVKLEELTGGSVSLKEAMQG from the coding sequence ATGGATGCAATGGTAAAAAAGATCAACTCCGGGGAACGGCTCAGCTTTGACGATGCCCGGACTTTCTTCGAGGCCATGATCCAGGGGCGGCTCTCGGATTCCCAGGTGGCCTCATCCCTCATCGCGATGAAGTTCCGCCGGGAGACCGTTGATGAAGTGGCGGCCCTGGCTGCGACCCTCGACCGCCACAAGCGAAGGTTTGAGGCCCCCGGAAACGATACGATCGACACCTGTGGCACCGGCGGCGACGGCAAATCCACGGTCAACGTATCCACCGCGGTGAGCATCCTCCTGGCGTCCCTCGGCTGCTCCGTGGTCAAGCACGGCAACACGGCCCAGAGCGGCGTGGTCGGCTCCGCCGATATCCTGTCGGAGCTGGGTATGGACCTTGCCTATGGCGGCACCTCTCCCGAGGAATACTTCAACCGTCACCGGTACGTGTTCATGGTGGCGCCCCAATACCATCCTGCCCTGAAAGGAATTGGCGCGATCCGAAGGGAGCTGAAGGTCCCCACAATATTTAACTTCGTGGGGCCCCTCATTAACCCGGCAGACCCGGCCTACCAGGTCATAGGCATCAGCAGAAGAGACCGCCTGGAATTCATCGCACAGGTTATACACAAGGTGGGAAAAAGCAACATTACCGTGTACGCCTCAAAGGACGGGTACGACGAAGTATCATCCCGGGAGCCCACCGAATGCATCCATATCGGGGATGGTAACGACCGCCGCTTTTCCATTGACCCGTCGGATTTCTTCGAGCCCTTTCCCATGCCAGTGGTCAGGGACCGCGTCGAGGCGAAGCGGCTTTTCCTCGGGGGCCTTTCCGGAACAAACGAGGAGGTGTCCAACATCTTTTCACTGAACACCGCCCTTGCACTCCGCACCATGAACCGCTGCGGCATGCGCGACGGTTTCCTTCTGGTAAAAAACCACATCGCCGAGGGGAAAGCCATGGTCAAGCTTGAGGAGCTGACGGGCGGCTCTGTTTCACTTAAAGAGGCAATGCAGGGATAG